A window of Cellulosimicrobium protaetiae genomic DNA:
ACCGCGGTGCTCGGGATGCTGCTCGGCGCCGTCGTGGCGCTGGTGGGTGTCGCGGCCCCCGCGGCCGCGCACGGCGGCGACGTCGTCATCTCCCTCGGCACCGACGGGGAGGGCGGCGTCTCCGCCAACCTGACCTGGAAGATCGACGGCCACCCGGTCGAGGAGGCCGCCGACGTCTCCGTGACCGCACAGTCCGCCGACGGCGAGACCGTCGGTCCGCTCACCCTCTCCTCGGCGTCGGAGGGCGTCGGCTGGTACACGTCCGAGCCGGGCGTCCTCGCCGAGGGCAACTGGACGATCACCGCCACGATCACGGAGCCGTCCGAGGCGACCGCGACCGCGCAGGTCGACGTGGTGCCCCTGCCGGAGCCCGCCCCCCGGGCGGACGACGAAGCCGGTGCCGAGGACGGGTCGGACGGCGCGGCGGACGCGACCGCCGAGGACGAGACCGCCGCGGCGGACGGGTCCGGCACCGCGGACGAGCAGTCGACAGGGGGTGGCGCGGGCGTCTGGGTCGCGATCGCCGTCGTCGCCGCGCTCCTGCTCGCGGCGGGCTACGTCGTCCTCCGCCGCCGCTCGCGCGCTGCCGCCGCCGACGAGTCGTCGGACGGCAAGCCCCGCTCCCTGACCAGCACCTCCGCCCGGTGACCCCGGGCGCGATACCGAGAACGACCGAAGGAGACACGACCATGGCACGACCGATCACCCTCTTCACCGGGCAGTGGGCCGACCTGCCGTTCGAGGAGGTGGCGCGGCTCGCGTCCGGCTGGGGCTACGACGGCCTGGAGATCGCCTGCTGGGGGGACCACCTCGACCCGTGGCGCTGGGACGACGACGAGTACGTCCAGGGCAAGCTCGACCTCCTCGCCAAGTACGACCTCAAGGTCTACGCGATCTCGAACCACCTCAAGGGCCAGGCCGTCTGCGACGACCCGATCGACCAGCGTCACCGCGACATCCTGCCGGACGTCGTGTGGGGCGACGGCGACCCCGAGGGCGTGCGCCAGCGCGCCGCGGAGGAGATGAAGCACACGGCGCGCCTCGCCGCGAAGCTGGGCGTGAAGACGGTCGTGGGCTTCACGGGCTCGGCGATCTGGAAGTACGTCGCGATGTTCCCGCCGGTCTCGCAGGAGGCGATCGACGCCGGGTACCAGGACTTCGCCGACCGGTGGAACCCGATCCTCGACGTCTTCGACGAGGTCGGCGTGCGGTTCGCGCACGAGGTGCACCCGAGCGAGATCGCGTACGACTACTGGACGACGGTCCGCACGCTCGAGGCGATCGGGCACCGTGAGGCGTTCGGCCTCAACTGGGACCCGAGCCACATGGTGTGGCAGGACCTCGACCCGGTGAGCTTCCTCTGGGACTTCAAGGACCGCATCTACCACGTGGACTGCAAGGACACGAAGAAGCGGATGCACAACGGCCGCAACGGCCGCATGGGGTCGCACCTGGCGTGGGCCGACCCGCGCCGCGGCTGGGACTTCATCTCCACGGGCCACGGCGACGTGCCGTGGGAGGACGCGTTCCGCATGCTCAACACCATCGGCTACGAGGGCCCCATCTCGGTGGAGTGGGAGGACGCCGGCATGGACCGCCTGGTCGGCGCGCCGGAGGCCCTCGAGTTCGTCAAGAAGTACGCCTTCGACGCCCCGGACGCGGCGTTCGACGCCGCGTTCTCGACCAAGTAGCACGCGCAGTCTCCCCGTCGGCCGGCTCCACCGGCCGACGGGTGGGGGAGGACAGTCCGACACGCCACCGCCCCCGGCCGCTCGACGGCCGGGGGCGGTGGCGTGCCCTCTCCCGTGCGTGCCGAGCCGCAGCCCGTGCGCACAGGCACGTCCGCGCTGGCCATGGACATGTGAGCCTTCACATTTTGTTTTGCGGTTTGGGTTATATAACCGTGACGATCAATGTTCGCCTTTTGCTTGACGCTCGACAGAAGTGCCCCTACGTTGTGATCCATGCGAGCCGACGACGTCGCGCAGGACCTGCGTACCCCGGTGCTGGAGCCGGGTGTCCGCGTCCCCGGAGCGACCACCACAGGGGCCACCACCGCCCGGACGACCTTCCCCGCCAGCGCCCCCGACCAGGGCGGGCTGCCTGCCGCCGGCTACCGCGCCGGCATCCTCGGCGCCGGCTTCATGGGCGGCGTGCACGCGCGTGCCGTGCGGACCGGGGGAGGGCGCGTCGTGAGCGTCGCGGCCGCGGACCTCGAGATCGCCCGCGCGGCCGCGCCGGGTCTCGGCGCCGAGCGCGCGGTCGCCTCGGCCGAGGAGCTGCTCGCGGACCCCGAGGTCGACGTCGTGCACGTGTGCACGCCCAACCACCTACACGTCCCCCTCGCCCGGGCCGCGCTCGCGGCGGGCAAGCACGTGGTGTGCGAGAAGCCGCTCGCGACCGACGTCGAGGGCGCGGTCGAGCTCGCGCGGCTGGCCGCCGAGGCACGGGCCGCGGACGGCCGGGTCGCCGTCGTGCCGTTCACCTACCGGTTCCACGCGATGGTGCGCGAGGCGCGCGAGCGCGTGCGCCGCGGAGAGGTGGGCACCGTCTCGCTCGTGCACGGCTCGTACCTCCAGGACTGGCTCCTGCGCGACTCCGACGACAACTGGCGCGTCGACCCGGCGCTCGGCGGCGCCAGCCGCGCGTTCGGCGACATCGGCTCCCACTTCTGCGACCTGCTCGAGTTCACGACCGGCCACCGCATCGTGCGGCTCGTGGCCCAGTCGGCGACGGTCAACCCGCACCGCCGGGGCGCGGACGGCGTCGTGCACGAGGTCGCGACCGAGGACGCCGTGACGCTCCAGTACGCGACGGACGGCGGCGCGCTCGGCACGGCCGTCATCTCGCAGGTGTCGGCCGGGCGCAAGAACCGCCTGTACCTGGAGATCTCCGGCACGGAGTCGACGCTGTCGTTCGACCAGGAGCAGCCCGAGACGCTGTGGGAGGGGCGGCGCGACGCGTCGCGGCTCCTCGTGCGCGACCCGGAGGCGCTCTCCGCCGCCGCCGCGCGCTACTCGCGCCTGCCCGCCGGGCACGCGCAGGGCTACCAGGACTGCTTCGACGCGCTCGTCGCCGACACGGCCACGGCGATCCGCGGGAGCGTCCCGGACGGCCTGCCCACGTTCGAGGACGGCCTGCGCGCCGCCCGGCTCGCCGCGGCCGTCGGCGAGTCGGTGCGTTCGGGCGTCTGGGTGGAGGTGACGGCATGACGGCGACGACGACGCGCGAGCCCCGACCGCCGGCCGCGGGCGAGGGCGGCGACGAGCCGATCCTGCGCCTGCGGGGCATCGGCAAGGAGTTCTTCGGCAACTCCGTGCTGCGCGACATCGACCTCGACGTGCGCCCCGGTGAGGTGCACGCGCTCGTCGGCGAGAACGGCGCGGGCAAGTCGACGCTCATGAAGATCATCGCGGGCGTCCACCGGCCCGACGCCGGCACGCTCGAGCTCGACGGCGAGACGACGATGTTCGCGTCGCCGCTGGCCGCGCAGCACGCAGGCGTCTCGACGGTCTTCCAGGAGTTCAACCTCCTGCCCGAGCGGTCCGTCGCGGAGAACGTCTACCTCGGCCGCGAGCCGCGCCGCGCGGGTCTCGTCGACCGGCGGCGCATGCACGCGGACACGACGGCGCTCCTCGCCGACCTGGGCCTGACGGGCCTCACGTCCTGGACGCGCGTCGGCTCGCTCTCCGTGGCGCAGCAGCAGATCGTCGAGATCGTCAAGGCGGTCTCCTACGACGCGCGCATCATCTCGATGGACGAGCCGACCGCGGCGCTCGCCGACCAGGAGGTCGAGCTCCTGTACGAGCTCGTGCACCGGCTCAAGGAGCGCGGCGTCGCGATCCTGTACGTGTCGCACCGGCTCAAGGAGATCTTCGACCTCTGCGACACCATCACGGTGCTCAAGGACGGCAACCACGTCCTGACGACCCCGACCGCCGACATCGACCCCGACCGCCTCGTGCGGACGATGGTGGGTCGCGACTTCGCCGGGTACTTCCCGGACAAGGACCCGGCGATCGTCCCCGGCGAGGTGCGGCTCGCTCTCGAGGGTGCGGGCAACACGCAG
This region includes:
- a CDS encoding Gfo/Idh/MocA family protein codes for the protein MRADDVAQDLRTPVLEPGVRVPGATTTGATTARTTFPASAPDQGGLPAAGYRAGILGAGFMGGVHARAVRTGGGRVVSVAAADLEIARAAAPGLGAERAVASAEELLADPEVDVVHVCTPNHLHVPLARAALAAGKHVVCEKPLATDVEGAVELARLAAEARAADGRVAVVPFTYRFHAMVREARERVRRGEVGTVSLVHGSYLQDWLLRDSDDNWRVDPALGGASRAFGDIGSHFCDLLEFTTGHRIVRLVAQSATVNPHRRGADGVVHEVATEDAVTLQYATDGGALGTAVISQVSAGRKNRLYLEISGTESTLSFDQEQPETLWEGRRDASRLLVRDPEALSAAAARYSRLPAGHAQGYQDCFDALVADTATAIRGSVPDGLPTFEDGLRAARLAAAVGESVRSGVWVEVTA
- a CDS encoding sugar phosphate isomerase/epimerase family protein, yielding MARPITLFTGQWADLPFEEVARLASGWGYDGLEIACWGDHLDPWRWDDDEYVQGKLDLLAKYDLKVYAISNHLKGQAVCDDPIDQRHRDILPDVVWGDGDPEGVRQRAAEEMKHTARLAAKLGVKTVVGFTGSAIWKYVAMFPPVSQEAIDAGYQDFADRWNPILDVFDEVGVRFAHEVHPSEIAYDYWTTVRTLEAIGHREAFGLNWDPSHMVWQDLDPVSFLWDFKDRIYHVDCKDTKKRMHNGRNGRMGSHLAWADPRRGWDFISTGHGDVPWEDAFRMLNTIGYEGPISVEWEDAGMDRLVGAPEALEFVKKYAFDAPDAAFDAAFSTK
- a CDS encoding sugar ABC transporter ATP-binding protein, with the protein product MTATTTREPRPPAAGEGGDEPILRLRGIGKEFFGNSVLRDIDLDVRPGEVHALVGENGAGKSTLMKIIAGVHRPDAGTLELDGETTMFASPLAAQHAGVSTVFQEFNLLPERSVAENVYLGREPRRAGLVDRRRMHADTTALLADLGLTGLTSWTRVGSLSVAQQQIVEIVKAVSYDARIISMDEPTAALADQEVELLYELVHRLKERGVAILYVSHRLKEIFDLCDTITVLKDGNHVLTTPTADIDPDRLVRTMVGRDFAGYFPDKDPAIVPGEVRLALEGAGNTQVDDVSFEVRAGEIVALAGLQGSGRTEIAHGIFGIAGFTRGRVLVGGKEADVRSPRQAVRAGLALVTEDRKAEGLALGQSILANARLVLDAVVPGQADRRAKRIPGILSSLELVASSQEAEVQYLSGGNQQKVVLAKWLVTDPQVIVLDEPTRGIDVGAKRAVYDLMRELTASGVAVLFISSELPEVVAMADRVLVMRDGRLAGELPAGSDEETVMALATGAGDDTSGEHVQVDLTALAETDDLPGADPGSAGTPHDHDGPKEDR